In the Nitrospirales bacterium LBB_01 genome, one interval contains:
- a CDS encoding insulinase family protein, producing the protein MLPLFSCAGLDENRDIYSYIKDIDATDNAKTYILSNGLKVIIIEDHRSPIATFQVWYRVGSRNEKAGKTGISHFLEHMMFKGTKNYGSKVFSNLIQKNGGIDNAFTTQNYTMYYQTVASDRIDISIEMEADRMSNLALREEAVNSERKVVMEERRLRTDDDPQDLLVEELTAKAFTRHPYGNPVIGWMRDIENISRDELYRYYKTYYSPDNAVIIIAGDVDSDKIMEKLNKHFGKIKQGPVKEPVTVTEPAQTEEKRIVLKKQAKLPYLIMAYHVPSVPDKDSYAVDVLTIALSGKSGRLYRNLVKEQRIAFNAFASYSGLYIDPYLFYVGGTTKNMEDIEKFEKALNTELEKLKNEPLSERELQKAKNMVESTFVMGQDSIFFQAEILGMYEMLGNRQLKEAYLKEIRKVTADDVMRVAKKYFVPANRTVGVLIPE; encoded by the coding sequence ATGTTGCCGCTCTTTTCGTGTGCAGGCTTAGATGAAAACCGTGACATATACAGTTACATCAAAGACATAGACGCCACAGACAATGCAAAAACTTATATACTTTCAAACGGCCTAAAGGTGATAATCATTGAGGATCATAGAAGCCCGATAGCAACCTTTCAGGTGTGGTACAGGGTTGGATCAAGAAACGAAAAAGCAGGAAAGACCGGTATCAGTCATTTCCTTGAGCATATGATGTTTAAGGGAACCAAAAATTACGGCTCTAAGGTATTCTCAAACCTGATACAGAAAAACGGAGGCATAGACAACGCCTTTACAACACAAAACTATACCATGTACTATCAAACGGTGGCCTCAGACAGGATAGACATTTCTATAGAGATGGAGGCTGACAGGATGTCTAACCTGGCTTTGCGGGAGGAGGCCGTCAATTCGGAGCGAAAGGTGGTCATGGAGGAGCGCAGACTGAGAACCGACGACGACCCGCAGGATTTGCTTGTAGAGGAGCTTACCGCTAAGGCCTTTACACGGCACCCTTACGGCAATCCTGTAATAGGATGGATGCGTGACATTGAAAATATCTCTCGCGATGAGCTGTATCGCTACTATAAGACATACTACAGTCCGGACAATGCGGTTATAATAATTGCCGGCGATGTTGACTCTGATAAAATTATGGAGAAACTTAATAAACACTTTGGGAAAATCAAACAAGGGCCTGTCAAAGAGCCTGTAACTGTAACAGAACCTGCTCAGACAGAGGAAAAACGCATAGTTCTTAAGAAACAGGCCAAATTGCCGTATCTTATTATGGCTTACCACGTGCCTTCTGTGCCAGATAAGGACAGCTACGCTGTGGATGTATTAACCATAGCGCTTTCAGGAAAAAGCGGACGGCTTTACCGCAATCTGGTAAAAGAGCAGCGAATTGCCTTCAATGCCTTTGCCTCATACAGCGGCCTGTACATTGACCCATACCTGTTTTATGTGGGAGGTACCACCAAAAACATGGAGGACATTGAAAAATTTGAGAAGGCATTGAACACAGAACTTGAAAAACTAAAAAATGAGCCGCTCTCAGAGCGTGAACTACAGAAGGCAAAAAACATGGTTGAATCTACCTTTGTAATGGGACAGGACTCGATTTTCTTTCAGGCTGAAATTCTTGGTATGTACGAAATGCTCGGAAACCGGCAACTTAAGGAGGCGTACCTTAAGGAGATTCGCAAAGTCACCGCAGATGACGTTATGAGGGTAGCAAAGAAATACTTTGTGCCTGCAAACAGAACTGTTGGAGTTCTGATACCAGAGTGA
- a CDS encoding HlyC/CorC family transporter yields the protein MWIEILLVLVFIVFSGFFASAEIAVVTSRKARIEAYAKEGSGSAKTLLTLIENPNRFLATVQVGVTIGGAVASALGGVLAIKALKPVIAGVPVQIISGWAEPLSIGMVICATSYLTLILGELVPKSIALMFPEKVALFLAKPIATFSKLSAIVVNILAASTNLLLKPFGKTAFMDRALISHEEIKLLIKEGKERGIFDLAEQELIHSVFEFTDISVKEVMVPTGQVVALSLDDPLTDVLFRIYEEQYSRYPVYSKEINNILGIIHTKDVCNMLSKHREINLRKLLRPPFYVPETLMISTLLADMRRKRMHMAIAVNEHGLVTGIVTIEDLLEEIVGEIRDEHDTEQPVIELGNSTYIVYASINIRDLKDDYEIELPESPQYDTLAGFVLTTLQKIPKSGETIELPDMKLTVVEVVHTRVAKVKIELIKNQEVIDETVPQIE from the coding sequence ATGTGGATAGAAATATTATTAGTTTTAGTGTTTATAGTGTTCAGCGGCTTTTTTGCAAGCGCTGAGATAGCGGTAGTCACCTCTCGCAAGGCAAGGATAGAGGCTTACGCTAAGGAGGGGAGCGGCTCAGCAAAGACGTTGCTCACTCTCATTGAAAATCCTAACAGATTTCTGGCAACAGTTCAGGTGGGCGTTACAATAGGAGGTGCTGTGGCCTCAGCCTTAGGCGGCGTGTTAGCCATCAAGGCCCTAAAACCTGTAATTGCCGGCGTGCCTGTTCAGATTATATCAGGGTGGGCGGAACCCTTGTCTATCGGTATGGTAATCTGTGCGACGTCCTATCTGACTCTTATTTTAGGCGAGCTGGTTCCTAAATCCATTGCCCTTATGTTTCCTGAAAAAGTTGCTCTCTTTTTGGCTAAGCCTATTGCTACATTTTCTAAACTAAGCGCAATTGTGGTTAACATTCTTGCCGCCAGCACCAACCTCCTCCTAAAACCATTTGGCAAAACTGCCTTCATGGACAGAGCGTTAATATCCCATGAGGAGATTAAGCTTCTTATAAAGGAGGGTAAAGAAAGGGGAATTTTTGATCTGGCTGAACAAGAACTTATACATAGTGTTTTTGAGTTTACCGATATATCTGTCAAGGAGGTTATGGTGCCTACAGGTCAGGTAGTGGCGCTGTCGCTTGACGATCCGCTCACAGACGTCCTTTTCAGAATCTATGAAGAACAGTACTCACGATACCCCGTCTATAGCAAAGAGATAAATAACATTCTTGGCATTATTCACACTAAAGACGTCTGCAATATGCTTTCAAAACATCGTGAGATTAACCTTAGAAAATTACTGAGACCGCCATTTTATGTGCCCGAAACTCTTATGATAAGCACACTTCTGGCAGATATGAGAAGAAAACGCATGCACATGGCTATCGCTGTTAATGAGCATGGATTGGTAACTGGAATTGTCACAATTGAGGATCTGCTTGAGGAAATTGTTGGAGAAATCAGAGACGAACACGACACAGAACAGCCTGTCATAGAGTTAGGCAACAGCACCTACATTGTCTATGCGTCAATTAACATAAGAGACTTAAAAGATGACTATGAAATAGAACTTCCCGAGTCCCCCCAATATGACACACTTGCAGGATTTGTATTGACCACACTTCAGAAAATCCCCAAAAGTGGTGAAACAATAGAGCTGCCCGATATGAAACTCACAGTTGTTGAGGTTGTTCACACAAGGGTTGCAAAAGTTAAGATCGAATTGATAAAAAACCAGGAGGTGATTGATGAAACTGTTCCGCAAATTGAATAA
- a CDS encoding MBL fold metallo-hydrolase: protein MLIRCWGSRGSIPVSGKEYLKYGGDTTCIEIMTESGDRLIIDTGSGIRELGKKLIEENQTRFHIFFTHFHWDHIMGFPFFRPIYKEGTQIDFYGCVFTHETIEEMISKTMVSPNFPVNFNEVKAEFKYTDLCSGTFQINSMTVTPIHLSHPNQGLGYKFQENGKTFVFITDNELRYKHPGGLDYTDYVEFSKGADLLYHDSEYTEEEYPEKITWGHSIYTDSLKLALEADVKTFGLFHHNQNRTDDEIDAMVENCRTQIKSNNVSTTCFAVEKGSVVEL from the coding sequence ATGCTGATAAGATGTTGGGGGTCAAGAGGCTCGATACCGGTTTCAGGTAAAGAATACTTGAAATATGGGGGAGATACGACCTGCATAGAAATTATGACAGAAAGCGGCGACAGATTAATAATTGATACTGGGTCGGGAATCAGGGAACTGGGCAAAAAATTGATTGAAGAAAACCAAACGAGATTTCATATCTTTTTTACCCATTTTCACTGGGATCATATTATGGGATTTCCCTTCTTCAGGCCGATTTATAAAGAGGGCACACAAATTGACTTCTACGGCTGTGTGTTTACTCATGAAACTATAGAAGAGATGATTTCAAAAACGATGGTGTCGCCGAATTTCCCTGTTAATTTCAATGAGGTTAAGGCTGAGTTTAAATATACTGATCTTTGTAGCGGCACTTTTCAAATAAATTCAATGACTGTAACCCCTATTCATCTCAGCCATCCAAACCAAGGACTTGGCTATAAATTTCAGGAAAACGGTAAAACTTTTGTATTCATAACAGATAATGAGCTGCGATATAAACACCCCGGCGGGTTAGACTATACGGACTACGTGGAATTTTCAAAAGGAGCGGACTTGCTCTACCATGACTCGGAGTACACCGAGGAGGAGTATCCGGAAAAAATAACCTGGGGGCACTCCATATACACAGATTCTCTTAAACTTGCCTTAGAGGCTGACGTAAAAACCTTCGGCCTGTTTCACCATAATCAAAACAGAACTGACGATGAGATAGATGCTATGGTTGAAAACTGCCGGACACAAATAAAGTCAAATAATGTTTCTACCACATGCTTTGCCGTGGAAAAAGGCAGTGTTGTA